One Alicyclobacillus acidoterrestris DNA window includes the following coding sequences:
- the fliG gene encoding flagellar motor switch protein FliG, with amino-acid sequence MSVQRQRTLTGRQKAAVLLIALGQDVAASVFKRLSQEEVEQLTFEIANVSKVNFEQRENILQEFRDLAMAREYIQTGGIAYAREVLEKALGGKEAEDILNRLTSALQVRPFHFARKADPNQVLGFIQDEHPQTVALVLSYLDPEQAAMIMAALPAELQADVARRIATMKGTSPEVIAEVEDILESKLSAMTTVDSAQAGGIEAIVKILNGVDRSTEKGILEQLSVKDPDLVDEIKKRMFVFEDIIFLDSKAIQRVIREVDARDLQLALKVSRDDVKEILFNNMSKRMAETFQEDMEYMGPVRLRDVEDAQQRIVGVIRHLEDLGEIVVSRGGGDDIIV; translated from the coding sequence ATGAGTGTGCAACGCCAGAGGACCTTAACCGGTCGACAGAAGGCCGCAGTCCTTCTCATCGCGCTTGGACAAGATGTTGCGGCCAGTGTTTTCAAGCGGCTGTCGCAGGAAGAGGTCGAACAACTGACATTTGAAATTGCCAATGTCAGCAAAGTGAATTTCGAGCAGCGGGAAAATATCCTCCAGGAATTTCGCGATCTCGCCATGGCCCGAGAGTACATTCAGACCGGCGGTATCGCGTATGCGCGCGAGGTGCTCGAGAAGGCCCTTGGCGGCAAGGAGGCCGAGGACATCCTCAATCGCCTGACCTCTGCGCTCCAAGTGCGTCCCTTTCACTTCGCGAGGAAGGCGGACCCGAATCAGGTTCTCGGGTTTATTCAGGATGAACATCCACAGACGGTCGCACTTGTACTTTCCTATTTAGATCCGGAACAGGCGGCCATGATTATGGCCGCACTGCCTGCAGAACTGCAGGCGGACGTCGCCCGCCGAATTGCCACAATGAAGGGAACCTCTCCAGAGGTCATCGCGGAAGTGGAGGATATCCTGGAGTCGAAGTTGTCTGCGATGACTACGGTGGATAGCGCCCAGGCTGGCGGTATTGAAGCGATTGTCAAGATTTTGAACGGCGTCGATAGGAGTACAGAAAAGGGTATTCTCGAACAACTGTCGGTGAAAGACCCAGATCTGGTTGACGAGATCAAAAAGCGGATGTTTGTCTTCGAGGACATTATCTTCCTCGACAGCAAAGCGATACAGCGCGTAATCCGCGAAGTGGACGCGAGAGATCTCCAGTTGGCACTGAAAGTCTCGCGGGATGATGTGAAGGAGATTTTGTTCAACAACATGTCGAAGCGGATGGCCGAAACCTTCCAGGAAGACATGGAGTACATGGGCCCAGTTCGCCTCCGTGACGTCGAGGATGCACAGCAGCGGATTGTTGGCGTCATTCGACACCTCGAGGATCTCGGTGAAATTGTCGTATCTCGTGGTGGAGGTGACGACATCATTGTCTAA
- a CDS encoding FliI/YscN family ATPase, with translation MEAGLKSFLEQLPSTKLAKVYGKVTKVVGMTIESSGPLSNLGDICVIYGKQSQCRAEVIGFREGYLILVPLGEMGDIGPGADVLAMHGRLAVHCGAGLLGRIVNGLGEPMDGLGPLCDVFTREVEQAPLHPLRRRRIERPIQTGVRVIDGLLTIGDGQRVGIFAGSGVGKSTLLSMIARGTEADVNVIALVGERGREVREFIERDLGETGLKRSVVVVATSDQPALIRLKAAYVATTIAEYFRDEGMHVNFMMDSVTRFAMAQREVGLAAGEPPTARGYTPSVFAALPKLLERTGPGESGTITAFYTVLVDGDDMNDPIADTVRGILDGHIVLSRKLANAGHFPSVDVLSSVSRLFSTVADKRHQEAAKQARTWLSRYRDVEDLLRIGAYRQGADRDTDLAIEKVPDVNQLLVQETDDLTEIATTVERLAQVTGV, from the coding sequence ATGGAAGCCGGGCTTAAAAGCTTTCTCGAGCAATTGCCCTCCACGAAACTGGCGAAGGTCTATGGAAAAGTGACCAAAGTGGTCGGTATGACCATCGAATCGAGTGGCCCGCTTTCTAATCTCGGTGACATCTGCGTGATTTATGGTAAGCAGTCGCAATGTCGCGCGGAGGTCATCGGCTTTCGCGAGGGGTACTTGATTCTCGTGCCGCTCGGTGAAATGGGGGATATCGGCCCAGGCGCAGATGTTTTGGCGATGCACGGGCGATTGGCGGTGCATTGTGGCGCAGGGTTGCTTGGACGGATAGTCAACGGACTAGGGGAACCGATGGATGGGCTTGGCCCACTGTGCGATGTCTTCACCCGGGAAGTTGAACAGGCGCCGTTGCATCCATTGCGTCGCCGGCGCATTGAGCGTCCCATTCAGACCGGGGTTCGCGTGATTGATGGCTTGCTCACTATCGGTGATGGTCAGCGCGTTGGAATTTTTGCTGGCAGCGGCGTCGGCAAGAGCACGCTTTTGTCGATGATTGCGCGAGGTACGGAGGCTGATGTCAACGTCATCGCATTGGTCGGTGAACGCGGTCGAGAGGTGCGCGAGTTTATCGAGCGGGACCTCGGAGAAACAGGACTTAAGCGCAGCGTCGTGGTCGTTGCAACGTCTGACCAACCTGCGTTGATTCGGCTGAAGGCCGCCTATGTGGCGACCACCATTGCTGAATACTTTCGCGACGAAGGCATGCACGTCAACTTCATGATGGACTCGGTTACGCGCTTTGCCATGGCGCAGCGTGAGGTCGGGTTGGCGGCAGGTGAGCCGCCGACTGCTCGCGGGTACACGCCATCTGTGTTTGCGGCGCTCCCAAAGTTGCTGGAACGCACGGGTCCCGGTGAATCGGGCACCATCACGGCGTTTTACACGGTGCTCGTCGATGGGGATGACATGAATGACCCGATTGCCGATACCGTTCGCGGAATTCTCGACGGACATATCGTGCTATCTAGAAAGCTCGCGAATGCAGGACATTTCCCGTCGGTTGACGTATTGAGCAGTGTGTCTCGGCTGTTTTCGACAGTTGCCGACAAACGGCATCAGGAAGCAGCCAAACAAGCCCGAACGTGGCTTAGCCGGTATCGCGATGTGGAGGATTTGTTGCGGATCGGTGCGTATCGGCAGGGAGCGGATAGGGATACCGATCTCGCCATTGAGAAAGTCCCTGATGTCAACCAACTTCTAGTTCAAGAGACAGATGATTTGACGGAAATTGCGACGACCGTGGAGCGGCTCGCGCAAGTGACGGGGGTGTAA
- the fliF gene encoding flagellar basal-body MS-ring/collar protein FliF, with protein MNETLRGMWTRVVDRWKSVSPNMRRNVIIIAVAVLAALSALLWIVSRPHYVMVMSGLDDKSLGQVQTQLQTLKIPNEIEGSSVLVPAKDANEARVQLAEAGLPQSGYIGYSGVSNSMGMTQDEFNIQVLDALQQSLNETISSIDGVESAQVHIVMPQQQLFVSQTTQDAKASVFVTLGNGVQLSATQVAGIQQLVAHSVQGLSVNNVSVVDQNGNTLSNPDGAADASTVGGASSELALRQSVENDMTEKLTSGLQQIVGAGNAVVVVHANVTFNQTKSQSHVLQNAPNSTSGFVTSQNQEKSQSTNTNGQAGGPAGQAGSNPNSTTSYGASSSTAGNSTSSESNTTTNYDYSYENQTTTDDPMQIQGYKVGVLLNSNDKAMTPAEVQKIKSFVTNLVGQSPTTQGANTVSVSTVPFAQSAVAPSQSKSNWILYVVLGLLAALVGGFVLWWRRKRAGGNGPTDVPARIQDAYDEQLEELPPTEDEMLMSQLVNMARQRPDDFASLLRSWLSE; from the coding sequence TTGAACGAAACCCTGCGTGGGATGTGGACGCGGGTTGTTGACCGCTGGAAGTCTGTGTCACCCAATATGCGCCGCAATGTCATTATTATTGCGGTGGCGGTACTCGCGGCGCTGTCTGCGCTTTTGTGGATTGTATCGCGGCCGCATTATGTCATGGTGATGAGCGGTTTGGACGATAAGTCGTTAGGGCAAGTCCAGACCCAGTTGCAGACGTTGAAAATCCCGAATGAAATTGAGGGTAGTTCCGTCTTGGTCCCTGCAAAGGATGCCAATGAAGCCCGTGTGCAACTTGCGGAAGCGGGTCTGCCCCAATCCGGCTACATCGGTTACTCGGGCGTCAGCAATTCGATGGGGATGACGCAGGACGAATTTAATATTCAGGTTTTGGATGCATTGCAGCAAAGTTTGAATGAGACGATTTCGAGCATCGACGGCGTTGAGTCGGCACAGGTACATATTGTGATGCCTCAGCAGCAGTTGTTCGTCAGTCAAACGACGCAGGATGCAAAAGCGTCTGTCTTTGTCACGCTTGGCAACGGTGTTCAATTGTCGGCTACGCAGGTCGCTGGTATTCAGCAACTCGTGGCGCACTCTGTGCAAGGGCTCAGTGTAAACAATGTGAGCGTCGTCGATCAAAACGGGAACACGTTGTCCAATCCGGATGGTGCTGCGGACGCTTCAACTGTCGGCGGAGCGTCGTCAGAACTGGCATTGCGTCAGAGTGTCGAAAACGACATGACCGAGAAACTGACAAGTGGGTTACAACAAATTGTCGGTGCAGGCAACGCTGTCGTCGTGGTGCACGCGAATGTGACGTTTAATCAGACAAAGAGTCAGTCTCACGTATTGCAAAATGCGCCGAACTCTACGAGCGGGTTTGTCACGAGTCAAAACCAGGAGAAATCTCAGTCGACGAATACGAACGGCCAAGCGGGTGGCCCTGCCGGTCAGGCGGGATCAAATCCGAATAGTACGACTTCGTACGGTGCTTCAAGTTCCACGGCGGGGAATTCGACGTCTTCTGAGTCGAATACGACGACGAACTACGACTATAGTTATGAAAACCAGACGACCACCGATGATCCGATGCAGATTCAGGGGTATAAAGTGGGCGTGTTGTTGAATAGCAACGACAAGGCAATGACGCCGGCCGAAGTTCAGAAAATCAAGTCGTTTGTGACCAATTTGGTGGGTCAAAGTCCGACGACCCAGGGCGCGAACACGGTATCCGTATCGACTGTTCCGTTTGCACAAAGTGCTGTGGCACCATCGCAATCCAAATCGAACTGGATTCTCTATGTGGTCTTAGGTCTTCTGGCCGCATTGGTTGGTGGCTTTGTTCTCTGGTGGCGGCGCAAACGGGCTGGCGGCAATGGCCCGACAGATGTCCCAGCTAGAATTCAAGATGCCTACGACGAGCAATTAGAAGAGTTGCCACCGACGGAAGACGAGATGTTGATGAGTCAGTTGGTCAATATGGCACGGCAGCGTCCAGATGATTTCGCGAGTTTGTTGAGAAGTTGGCTGTCTGAGTAA
- a CDS encoding flagellar hook-length control protein FliK: MHVSAAKSSTTDPLSAGDAGKSGGTLEGAVFDDLLAAMLGTSGTLPNANLADAASTSNGGQIAGGVGSAKGKRGLTNPLMSTTGQPGMDKSSIGGRASGSNAPNGVALDDGKASTLLAPTARAGAKGDGRAGNTASVDAGASLGANASLGSNASSRSGGNGANTTLPLTFAAALVKQSPTSGVKSGQDLASAEWVAASANPAGSESIAPSTGQASSGLSATSSDPRVQAVLAQAKHAGHSKSDADSDGPSPSTGGVNDGSSAMAVGAMTSGGVSQASTSTASVSGGQTAQIDVRNPDAMAQFGHLISVKADAGDSKLQVQIVPQGMGQLDVTVTKAADGRLQVQVVASQASTFAWLNQQVPALQQNLQSQGLNVAEFQVAYDQGGGQFGSGQRGQQDSPGRKSSGAAAILSTAAVGDASFAPDAEHAGDISLSV; this comes from the coding sequence ATGCATGTATCGGCGGCAAAGAGTTCGACGACGGATCCTTTGAGCGCAGGGGATGCCGGAAAATCCGGTGGTACTTTGGAGGGAGCCGTATTTGACGATTTACTGGCCGCCATGCTGGGGACGTCTGGAACGCTTCCAAATGCGAATCTGGCGGACGCGGCGAGCACTTCCAACGGGGGGCAGATTGCTGGCGGCGTCGGTTCGGCAAAAGGCAAGCGCGGGCTCACGAATCCGCTGATGTCGACGACGGGGCAACCGGGGATGGATAAGTCATCCATTGGCGGTCGCGCGAGTGGATCGAACGCGCCGAATGGTGTGGCCCTGGATGATGGCAAGGCGAGTACCCTTCTCGCGCCAACTGCGCGTGCAGGTGCGAAAGGCGACGGTCGTGCGGGCAATACCGCATCGGTTGATGCAGGTGCTTCGCTTGGCGCGAATGCATCTTTAGGCAGCAACGCATCGAGTCGTTCGGGCGGGAATGGCGCGAACACAACGCTGCCATTGACGTTTGCAGCTGCGCTGGTAAAGCAATCGCCGACGAGCGGTGTGAAGAGCGGGCAAGATTTGGCATCCGCAGAGTGGGTCGCTGCATCTGCCAATCCGGCGGGTAGTGAATCCATCGCGCCGTCAACTGGGCAGGCGTCGAGCGGACTTTCTGCAACGTCGTCTGATCCGCGCGTACAAGCGGTGCTGGCACAAGCCAAACACGCCGGTCACTCGAAGTCTGACGCAGATTCAGACGGCCCATCGCCGAGCACCGGTGGGGTCAATGACGGATCGAGTGCGATGGCGGTTGGCGCGATGACAAGTGGTGGCGTGTCTCAGGCGTCGACGTCGACGGCATCTGTGAGCGGCGGACAGACTGCACAAATTGACGTGCGAAACCCGGATGCCATGGCGCAGTTTGGACATTTGATCTCGGTGAAAGCAGATGCCGGGGACAGCAAGTTGCAGGTGCAGATTGTACCGCAGGGTATGGGCCAACTGGATGTGACGGTCACGAAGGCGGCCGATGGCCGATTGCAGGTGCAGGTCGTGGCGAGTCAGGCGTCGACGTTTGCGTGGTTGAATCAGCAGGTTCCAGCGTTACAACAGAACCTTCAAAGTCAGGGTTTGAATGTCGCTGAGTTCCAAGTCGCGTACGACCAGGGCGGCGGTCAATTTGGCAGCGGTCAGCGTGGGCAACAGGATTCGCCCGGAAGAAAATCGAGTGGCGCAGCCGCGATACTCAGCACTGCAGCGGTTGGCGACGCGTCTTTTGCACCTGATGCTGAGCACGCTGGGGACATCAGTCTATCTGTTTAA
- a CDS encoding flagellar hook capping FlgD N-terminal domain-containing protein, which translates to MTTSVQPTSNSVAGAAQTNAPGTSVNQEQPLGQDAFLQLLVTQLQNQDPLQPQDNTQMLSQLAQFSALEQMTNVANTETQVLSAIQSLQSVTSMAFEHQLIGTTISVDDGSGNTVSGQVSAIKIEQGQPQVVVNGTAYPLSQVVQMS; encoded by the coding sequence ATGACAACATCCGTTCAACCCACATCGAACAGTGTCGCCGGAGCAGCACAGACGAATGCGCCTGGAACGTCAGTCAATCAGGAGCAGCCACTGGGACAGGACGCGTTTTTGCAATTGTTGGTAACCCAACTTCAAAACCAGGACCCGCTGCAACCGCAGGACAACACGCAAATGCTCTCCCAGTTGGCACAGTTTAGCGCGCTGGAGCAAATGACCAATGTGGCGAATACGGAGACGCAAGTGTTATCGGCCATTCAGTCATTGCAATCTGTCACGTCTATGGCGTTTGAACATCAACTGATAGGGACCACTATCTCGGTCGATGACGGCAGTGGGAACACGGTCAGCGGTCAAGTGTCTGCGATCAAGATTGAGCAGGGACAGCCGCAGGTCGTTGTCAATGGCACGGCGTACCCCCTGTCACAGGTGGTGCAGATGTCGTGA
- the flgB gene encoding flagellar basal body rod protein FlgB — protein sequence MQLLQMSLDAATLRQQVYANNIANAETPNYKRQDVAFETYFQQALTANPTEMMGEQHIPLSSSDQVNNLPDVEPTVYTDTSSTVNNNGNNVDLTSEMVDIAENQVKYEVLAQDVSMRLQRLGTAIQGG from the coding sequence ATGCAGTTATTGCAAATGTCGCTCGACGCGGCGACACTACGTCAACAGGTGTATGCGAACAATATCGCGAATGCTGAAACGCCAAATTACAAACGACAGGATGTCGCTTTTGAAACGTATTTTCAACAGGCGTTGACCGCGAATCCAACCGAGATGATGGGGGAGCAGCATATCCCTTTGTCCTCCTCGGACCAGGTCAATAACTTGCCAGATGTAGAACCCACTGTGTATACGGACACGAGTTCAACCGTCAATAACAATGGCAACAACGTTGACTTAACTTCGGAAATGGTCGATATCGCGGAAAATCAGGTCAAATATGAAGTGCTCGCGCAGGATGTGTCAATGCGACTCCAACGCTTGGGTACGGCTATACAAGGAGGTTGA
- the flgC gene encoding flagellar basal body rod protein FlgC gives MIDTSSMNIAASGLNANQLWLNVIANNIANANTTRTPQGGPYRREIVNFAPATGQSSFQNVLGQAIGTNDAGVQVTSITQDTGPLKSVYDPTNPDAVNGYVQMPNVDISTEMVDMITASRAYEANSTAFDAAKQMDLDALNIGK, from the coding sequence GTGATTGATACGTCGAGCATGAATATTGCTGCGAGCGGATTAAATGCCAACCAACTTTGGCTCAATGTGATTGCGAATAACATTGCGAACGCCAACACGACGCGCACGCCCCAGGGTGGGCCGTATCGCCGAGAGATTGTAAACTTCGCGCCGGCGACCGGACAATCATCGTTTCAAAATGTGCTGGGACAAGCCATCGGGACCAACGATGCAGGTGTTCAGGTGACGTCCATCACGCAGGATACGGGTCCCCTGAAGTCCGTCTATGATCCGACGAATCCAGACGCTGTCAACGGGTATGTTCAAATGCCAAACGTCGACATTTCGACGGAGATGGTGGACATGATTACCGCTTCACGGGCGTATGAGGCGAACTCGACAGCTTTTGACGCGGCAAAGCAGATGGATTTGGATGCATTGAACATCGGGAAGTAA
- a CDS encoding FliH/SctL family protein, protein MFKRVSSTWLPGGKQPIPIAVAGFSEEVAATVERGEVSEPVVHPDTLLAEARAACEQMLARAEVEAQAAIAAAQVEAQEIRRAAQQAGYDEGFRQGQEEAAIAFAEWKQKEQAALTQLAEQIEAGRSERLHALQPIVEELAMAAVKKLLYRELALAPADIGAMVEDLLVYVSQGTSVQVRVHPDDYAAARQAHPRWKLENYGEWEIAVVPDPTLAPGDCELRGTAGRVDGTLKTRLEELHQALRDCMRGQGEMDDGSRA, encoded by the coding sequence GTGTTCAAACGCGTGTCGTCGACCTGGCTTCCCGGGGGCAAGCAGCCGATTCCCATCGCGGTTGCAGGGTTTAGCGAAGAGGTAGCCGCCACGGTGGAGCGTGGCGAGGTGAGCGAACCAGTCGTCCATCCGGACACGCTGCTCGCAGAAGCCAGAGCTGCGTGTGAACAAATGCTGGCAAGGGCGGAAGTCGAGGCGCAAGCTGCGATTGCGGCGGCTCAGGTCGAGGCCCAGGAGATTCGACGGGCAGCGCAGCAGGCGGGCTACGACGAAGGGTTTCGGCAAGGCCAAGAGGAAGCTGCGATAGCCTTTGCAGAGTGGAAGCAAAAGGAGCAAGCCGCACTGACGCAGCTGGCCGAACAGATTGAGGCCGGTCGCAGTGAGCGCCTGCACGCGTTACAACCCATTGTCGAGGAACTGGCAATGGCTGCAGTGAAAAAATTGCTGTATCGAGAACTGGCCCTGGCTCCCGCTGATATCGGGGCGATGGTTGAAGATCTCTTGGTCTATGTCAGCCAAGGCACGTCCGTGCAAGTTCGTGTACATCCCGACGATTACGCGGCGGCTCGTCAAGCGCATCCGCGGTGGAAGTTGGAAAACTACGGCGAGTGGGAGATTGCGGTTGTGCCGGATCCGACGCTTGCGCCCGGCGATTGTGAGTTGCGGGGAACGGCTGGGCGCGTCGACGGCACGTTGAAAACCCGGCTTGAGGAGCTGCATCAGGCGTTGCGCGACTGCATGCGTGGTCAGGGAGAGATGGACGATGGAAGCCGGGCTTAA
- a CDS encoding MICOS complex subunit MIC60 — protein MREFTAFATRFHKLKRDLQDIEESQYARLLQQERALQLQWQQLEDLSREARGRMKEAASALLVQSYVSYQEAIETRKAHLEREWAALQGDVHVQQGKLRDAYVEQEKWSRISQDARMEDGVERMRKLQVEADDEALKRFKRTDV, from the coding sequence GTGCGTGAATTCACCGCGTTTGCGACGCGATTTCACAAATTGAAACGGGACTTGCAGGACATTGAGGAGTCGCAGTACGCGCGTCTGTTGCAACAGGAGCGAGCGTTGCAATTGCAGTGGCAGCAGTTGGAGGATTTGTCTCGCGAGGCGAGAGGGCGGATGAAAGAGGCTGCAAGCGCGTTGCTCGTGCAATCGTACGTCTCCTATCAGGAGGCTATCGAGACGCGAAAGGCTCATTTGGAGCGGGAGTGGGCGGCTTTACAGGGTGACGTCCACGTCCAGCAAGGTAAACTTCGCGACGCGTACGTCGAACAGGAAAAGTGGTCTCGCATCTCGCAAGATGCACGTATGGAAGACGGGGTTGAGCGTATGCGGAAGTTGCAAGTTGAGGCAGACGACGAGGCGCTGAAGAGATTTAAAAGGACGGATGTGTAA
- the fliE gene encoding flagellar hook-basal body complex protein FliE → MAIQAVQSVLSGAVGQTSPAQSAGASQTSFSDFLSKELDKVNEVGATADQMAQSYATGGTVTATQLMIAEQQASLAVDMVSQVASKVTSAYQTVMNMQI, encoded by the coding sequence ATGGCGATACAAGCAGTTCAGTCCGTGCTGTCTGGTGCGGTTGGTCAAACGTCTCCCGCGCAGTCTGCGGGCGCTTCACAGACGAGCTTTTCGGACTTTCTCTCCAAAGAGTTAGATAAGGTGAATGAAGTTGGTGCGACGGCCGACCAAATGGCACAGTCTTACGCGACAGGCGGGACGGTTACGGCAACGCAGTTGATGATTGCCGAGCAACAGGCCTCCTTAGCGGTCGACATGGTCTCACAAGTGGCGAGCAAAGTCACGAGTGCCTATCAGACAGTCATGAACATGCAGATTTGA
- the hslU gene encoding ATP-dependent protease ATPase subunit HslU, producing MENELTPRQIVEHLDKYIVGQRGAKRAVAVALRNRARRAQLPPDLQAEVTPKNILMIGPTGVGKTEIARRLAKLVGAPFIKVEATKFTEVGYVGRDVEAMVRDLVETAVRMVKAEHAQKVQKEAEERANDRIVDALVPDPNARRKMGNPFEMLFGGANQSDRPSHEASSESVREERRRMRHKLDMGELEDHYVEIDVEEQSNGMSLGFMPGMGPEGLGNIQEALGNLLPKQTRKRKMTVREARKVLTQEEAGRLVDADAVNAEAIYRAENQGIIFIDEMDKIAGKEQRGADVSREGVQRDILPIVEGSTVTTKYGAVKTDYMLFIGAGAFHVAKPSDLIPELQGRFPIRVELEPLTAEDFERILREPEHSLLKQYAALLETEGISVKFTDDAIERIAQMAQQVNQDTENIGARRLHTLVEKVLEDLSFEAPDVNLESISITAAYVDEKLQTIVKNRDVSQFIL from the coding sequence ATTGAGAACGAATTGACACCGCGCCAAATTGTGGAGCACTTGGATAAATATATTGTTGGTCAACGTGGCGCGAAGCGAGCAGTGGCTGTGGCGCTTCGCAATCGCGCCCGCCGTGCACAATTGCCACCAGATTTGCAGGCTGAAGTCACACCAAAAAACATCCTGATGATTGGTCCGACCGGCGTCGGGAAGACGGAAATTGCGCGGCGCTTGGCAAAACTCGTCGGGGCGCCGTTTATCAAGGTGGAAGCTACGAAGTTTACCGAAGTCGGTTACGTGGGGCGCGATGTCGAGGCGATGGTGCGAGATCTCGTCGAGACGGCGGTTCGCATGGTCAAAGCCGAACATGCACAAAAGGTGCAGAAGGAAGCTGAGGAGCGGGCGAATGATCGCATTGTCGACGCACTGGTGCCAGACCCGAACGCGCGCCGCAAGATGGGGAATCCGTTTGAAATGCTGTTTGGTGGCGCGAACCAGTCGGATCGGCCATCGCACGAAGCCAGTTCTGAGTCCGTTCGCGAAGAGCGGCGACGGATGCGACATAAATTGGATATGGGTGAACTCGAGGACCACTACGTGGAGATTGACGTAGAGGAGCAGTCGAATGGAATGTCGCTTGGCTTTATGCCGGGAATGGGTCCGGAGGGACTTGGCAACATCCAAGAGGCACTTGGGAATCTGTTGCCCAAGCAGACGCGCAAGCGCAAAATGACGGTGCGCGAGGCGCGAAAGGTGCTCACGCAGGAAGAGGCGGGTCGCTTAGTCGATGCGGATGCGGTCAACGCCGAAGCGATTTACCGCGCGGAGAACCAGGGCATCATCTTCATTGACGAGATGGATAAAATCGCCGGCAAAGAGCAACGCGGGGCGGATGTCTCTCGCGAGGGCGTACAACGTGATATTTTGCCGATTGTCGAGGGATCGACCGTCACCACGAAATATGGCGCGGTGAAGACCGACTACATGTTGTTTATTGGCGCTGGCGCGTTTCATGTGGCAAAGCCATCTGATCTGATTCCGGAGTTGCAGGGGCGTTTCCCGATTCGCGTCGAGTTGGAGCCGTTGACGGCAGAGGACTTCGAACGGATTTTGCGCGAGCCGGAGCATTCGTTGCTCAAGCAGTATGCAGCGCTCTTGGAGACAGAAGGGATTTCCGTCAAGTTTACGGACGATGCGATTGAGCGAATTGCGCAGATGGCCCAGCAGGTCAACCAGGATACCGAGAACATCGGGGCTCGACGCTTGCATACGCTGGTCGAAAAAGTTCTCGAGGATTTGTCGTTTGAAGCGCCGGATGTCAACCTCGAATCGATTTCCATCACGGCTGCCTATGTCGACGAAAAGCTGCAAACTATCGTCAAAAATAGAGATGTGAGTCAATTCATTTTGTGA
- a CDS encoding MotE family protein: MASRVDGGKGHDNERGRVNKVAWILFVGVVPILVAAVVIGVALQFVGVPVWQTSLDVLGIRQPAATSQAAGSSAEQQVKAQQQQIAKLKSENANLTQETQADEKQIQALQNQVETLQKQQQVGTNHLQNGQQEAKVLAQMDASAAASVLQKMGADQAAWVVAAMPAETSGPILEALPTAFASSVLQQAADDTRMASQATTNSTNNTTSFGTVGQTP, from the coding sequence ATGGCGTCGAGGGTGGACGGTGGCAAGGGTCACGATAACGAGCGCGGGCGCGTGAACAAAGTTGCTTGGATTTTGTTTGTGGGTGTCGTTCCGATTCTCGTCGCCGCGGTGGTCATTGGTGTCGCGTTGCAGTTCGTCGGGGTGCCGGTATGGCAGACTTCGCTTGACGTCCTGGGGATACGCCAACCTGCTGCGACATCGCAGGCGGCTGGTTCGAGCGCAGAACAGCAAGTCAAAGCGCAACAGCAGCAAATTGCCAAGTTGAAGTCGGAAAATGCGAATCTGACACAAGAGACGCAAGCCGATGAGAAACAAATTCAGGCATTGCAGAATCAAGTGGAGACGTTGCAGAAACAGCAACAGGTAGGGACGAATCACCTGCAGAATGGCCAACAGGAAGCGAAGGTGCTGGCGCAGATGGATGCTTCGGCGGCGGCCTCAGTCCTTCAAAAGATGGGCGCTGACCAAGCCGCATGGGTCGTGGCGGCGATGCCAGCTGAGACCTCTGGTCCGATTCTCGAAGCGTTGCCTACGGCGTTTGCCAGCTCTGTCCTCCAACAGGCGGCGGACGATACGCGCATGGCGTCACAGGCGACGACCAACTCGACCAACAATACGACTTCGTTTGGGACGGTAGGACAGACACCATAA